One Deltaproteobacteria bacterium genomic window, ATCAAGGGAATACGTACCTGGTTCGGGAACTATCCCGAGGTAGGACCTGTACATCTTGCGGATCTTATTATTCTCGAAAGGGTCTTTGCCATCTATCAAAACATTTCCGAAAAAGGGTCTCTTCTTCAGGCGCAAAAGATCGAAAAGCGCACTTTTTCCAGAGGACTCATCCCCGGTAATGACAGCAAGGTCACCACCTTTGAAGGAGAGATTGAGATTGCTGAAAACTTCTTTCTCGTTATGATAAAAACCAGCGTTTACGAGCTCAATCCTCATTTTCCTTGCCGTTTGCCTCAGCACTATCGTAAAAACCGGAAAAAAGACGTCTTATCACGATAAGGTGTTGCTTCTTCATCATTTCCTCAACCTTTTTATGGACCTCTTCGCCTTCGGAAAGAATATCTGAATATGATTCTCTCACCGTATCAATTACCATGCCGTCGAGAAATATGTGACTCAGAATGAAGGGGTTTGAAAACCCGCAATCTTCCGTCTGTATGTGATACGTCTTCCCCTTGTAATGCAAGTTGTGGTTGAAACCTGAGAGAATCTTCTCCTCTTCCTTGGACATTGCAACCCTCACGCACTTCTTACAAGAATTCCCACTCTATCTCATCGCTGAAATGGAAAAATCCTTTAGCAACCCCGTTATCTCCTCCTGTCCAAAACAGCCTTCCTCAGTTTCGTAACCGCGTCCATTGCATCCTCGGCATAAAACTCGGCACCTATCTCCTTTGCAAAGTCTTCCGTAACCACGGCGCCCCCGATAATGGAAACGGACTCAACCCCCCTGGACTTGAGGAGCGCTATGACTTTTTTCATCTCGATCATGGTCGTTGTCATCAAAGCCGACAGTCCAACCACATCCACCCTGTTTCTTATTGCTTCCTCCAGGATTTTTTCAGCGGGGACGTTTTTTCCTAGGTCGATCACTTCAAAGCCATGATTTGCAAGCAGCGCGGCCACGATGTTTTTCCCGATATCATGAATGTCGCCCTCCACGGTGGCAAGCAGCACTCTTCCGATTACCTCTTGGTGTTCCCCCCCCATCTCAGACTTTATTCTCTCAAATCCTATCTTGGCAGTCTCCGCAGCAGCAATGACCTGGGGGAGAAATATCCTGTTTGCGTTGAAGAGCTTTCCTACTTCCTCCAACCCCCTGACTATACCATCATTATTTATCGACAGGGGCATCGCACCCTGCTTGAGCGTCATCTCTATGATCTCGACAATCTCCCCTTTCCTGCCGCTCCGAACCGCCTCACGGATCTCCGGGAAATCACCCCCGGAAAACTCTTTCCCACCTTCACCTTCAGTTTCTGCCGTCACGCGCCTGATGTACTCATACCCATCCTTGTCTTTTCCCGAGAGAAGGTTGCAGGATGAAACCGTATCGACGGCATCCCTGTCGTGAGGGTTCATTATCGCCAGGTTGAGCCCCTTCGTGACCGCCATTGACAGAAAAGCCCGGTTTATCATCTGCCTTCCCGGCAATCCGAAAGAAACATTGCTCACCCCGAGGATCACGGGAAGGTTGAGTTCCCGCCTGACAAGCTTCACCGTTTCGAGAGTTTCGACGGCAGCAAGGTGGGAGGCGCTGATTGCAGTCGTCAGGCAATCGATGATCAGCTTGTCCCGCGAAATTCCCGCTCTCTCCGCCTCCTTCAGTATTTTCATCGCAACCGCCAATCTGGCCCGGGGGCTTTCCGGAATTCCCGACTCATCAAGGAGCAGGCAAACGAGGGATGCGCCAAACCTCTTTGCGAGAGGGAGAAGATCTTCGAGCTTATTCATCTCCCCTGAAACGGAGTTGATCACGGGTATTCCATCTGCCGCCATGAGTCCTTTTTCTATAACGGCCGCATTCGCGGAGTCAACCATCACCGGCAATGAGGAGTTCAAGTTCACCGCATACACCGCCTCTTCCATCAACAGATCTTCCTCGACTCCTGGAACTCCCACATTGACATCGAGAATATGAGCCCCATTCGCCTCCTGTTCCCTGGCCTCCCTTATTACCCCTTCCATGACTCCTTTCCGCAGTTCCTCAGCAAGCTTTCGCTTCCCCGTCGGATTGATCCTCTCCCCGATGATCATCAACGGCCCTTCGATATCTATTGCCACCACCCTTGTCCTCGAGGCAACTTTCTGCCCCGGTAGCACCTCGATGGCTCTTTCCGGAGCAGGGAGCGTCTCGAAACCTCTCTCTGTTTTGAAATTGAGCCGTGCCCGCACATTGCTCATGTGATCAGGGGTGGTCCCGCAACAACCGGCGATGATCCGGACGCCGAGAGGAAGAAACTCCTCCACGGCTTTTGAAAAATCATCCGGGCCCATGGGGAATAGAGTTTTCCCATCGACAAGTTTGGGGATCCCGGCATTTGGCTGCCCTATGAGGGGTTTGTGAGTGACGGAAGCTATCATCTGGAGCATATCCATCATTTTTCCCGGACCGACGGAGCAGTTGATCCCTATGACGTCGGCTCCCATTCCATCTGCCACGACCCCGAAAGACTCGGGCGTGGTCCCAAGAAGGGTCCTGAAATTATCCTGGAAGGTCATCATGGCTATGACGGGGATTTCCGACAAAGACCTGGCGGCATAAATGGCGGCTTTGAGCTCTCTGATATCCATCATTGTCTCGATCTTTATCACATCGGCACCGCCCTCGATCAGGCCGCCTATTTGCTCACTGAATATATCCACCGCCGATTTGAACTCGAGTTCACCGAGCGGTCTCAAAAACTTTCCCGTCGGACCGACCGATCCGGATACCAGCGCCATTCCCTTGCAGGCACTCCGAGCTATCTCTGCTCCCCGCCTGTTCAGCTCACTCGCCCTACTTTCAAGGCCGTACTCACCAAGCTTTACCCTGTTGGCCCCGAAGGTATTGGTCGTTACGCCAACCGCACCCGCTTCGAGATAATCCGTGTGTATTTGCAGGACCAACCCGGGATTTTTCAAATTGAGCTCTTCCGGCGGCCTTCCTTTCAAAAGGCCCCGCTCCTGCAGCAAAGTTCCCATAGCCCCGTCCCAGATAACAACTCCGGACTTGATGAGGTTCGTGAGATTCATTCGGGCTCTCTCTTACCATTCATAAGGTAACCTGCACAACGTCAATCGGTCTTTCTCCAAGAAGTCTCTCGCCGTGCTCCCTGAACTTATCAGGGTCATCTGTCACCAGGTAACGGATATCCTTCTTTTTTCCGATACGAACCAGATCATGAGAGCGAAGGTATTTCTCAACTTCAATGACAACATTCATGGCCGAATCGATAATCGTCACGCCCTCTCCCAGGTAGGCCTCAACCCTGCTCCTGATGAAAGGATAATGAGTACATCCAAGAATCAACGTATCGACCCTGTTTTTCTTCAGGAAAGATAGATACTCGAGAACAACCATCTCCGTTACCGGATGATCCACCCAGCCCTCCTCAACGAGCGGGACAAAAAGGGGGCATGCTTTTTGAAAAACCTTGATGTGCTTGTTTTGTGATCTTATCATCCTCTTGTAGGTATTGCTCCTTATGGTGCTCGACGTCCCGATAACCCCTATCCTGCCGTTTTTCGTTTCAGCCACTGCCTTGGCAACTGCAGGAGAGACAACCTCAAAAACCGGGATCCGATATAATTTTTGAAGGCCCTCCACCGCAAGGGAAGAAGCAGTGTTGCAGGCAACGACGAGCGCCTTGATATCGTGGTTCATCAGCAAATAGTTTGCAATTTCCACGGAATACCGGGTGACCGTGAGTTTCCCCTTGTTACCGTACGGGACTCTTCCCGTATCTCCGAAGTAGAGGTACTGTTCTCCCGATATCGAATCCCTCAACTCCCTGAGCACGGTGAGTCCCCCGATTCCAGAGTCGAATATGCCGACCGGCCGTTCCATCTCCCCCTCAAAGACAGGCAAAAAATTGTTTTTCCATAAAATTGATCATTATATTATCATACCTGTAGATTTTAATTAACAGGGGGTGTCGATGATTGACAAGCTCGAAATACTCAACGCGTACCTTTCAAGCGAGACCTTCTTTCAATTTGCCTCCGACCCGTTGGTTATCATCGGGATCATAATTCTTTTCGTTCTCGCCGTCATTTTCAGGTGGAAGTGGGTTCTCGTCACCCTTCTTTTCTGCGGCGGTTCGCTTGCGATAATTCGCTATACGAACTTCAAGCCCGTCGACGGCAGCGTCGACCCCACTCTGGTTAGCTTTGTGGTGGGTTTCGTAGTGATAACCGTGGCGATAATCTACCTGGTTTTTATACGAAGCGATTGACAGAAAAGACCTTTTGAAGGAGCCCTTCACTTACCGAGAACCGCTCCCCCCGAATAGCTTTTTTTGTAAAGGTGATGATATCTTGAACCCGGAAGCGCTTAACCCTACCAGGCGCCGGTCATGACGTACTCGTGCATGGCCTTCGACGCTACCCTTCCTGCACCCATGGCAAGGATGACCGTTGCGGCGCCGATGACGATATCCCCCCCGGCGTACACCCCCTTTTTGCTGGTCTTTCCCGTCTCATCGTCGGCGATGATATTGCCCCACTTGTTCGTTTCGAGGCCGGGAGTCGTGGCGGGTATGAGAGGGTTTGCGCCATTTCCGATGGAAACTATTGCCGTGTCGACATCAAGCAGAAATTCTGAGCCCTTGATGGGCACCGGGCGCCTCCTCCCCGATTCGTCCGGCTCGCCGAGCTCCATTTTCAAGCATTCGATCTGTTTTATCATCCCCTCGTCATCCCCGATGAATTTCGTCGGGTTGGTAAGGAGCATGAACTGGATCCCCTCATCCTCTGCGTGATGGATCTCCTCGATCCGCGCAGGCATCTCCTTTTTCGAACGGCGATAGATGACGTAAACATTCTCAGCACCGATCCTCAAGGCGTTCCTCGCCGCATCCATGGCGACGTTGCCCCCACCGAATACCGCAACATTTTTGCTCTTCGCTATCGGTGTGTCCGCTCTCGGAAACTCGTAAGCCTTCATGAGGTTAGCCCGTGTGAGGTATTCGTTGGCGCTGTACACGCCGATGAGGTTTTCCCCCGGAATGTTCATGAAGTAGGGCAGGCCCGCGCCGCTTCCGATAAAAACGGCATCAAACTTTTCTTCGGTAAGGAGCTCGTCGACTGTAATCGTCTTCCCGATGACAACATTGCACTCGACTCTGACGCCGAGGGCCCTTATGTAATCGACCTCCGCAGCAACGATGGCCTTGGGAAGTCTGAACTCCGGGATGCCATATACGAGGACCCCTCCCGGTTTGTGCAGTGCTTCGAAAATCACCACTTCATGACCGAGCTGCGCAAGATCTCCCGCAACGGTCAGGCCAGCCGGACCCGACCCTACGACAGCTATTCTCTTTCCCGTTGGAGGCTCAACTTCAGGGATCGCTATTTGGCCCGTGACCCGCTCAAAATCAGCGACAAACCTCTCCAGCCTCCCGATAGCGACGGGCTCATCCCTCTTTCCAATAACGCAGGGCATCTCGCACTGCTCTTCCTGTGGACAAACCCTCCCGCATATGGCGGGAAGGACATTGTCTTCCTTGATTTTCCTCGCCGCCTCGACAAATTTGCCCTGGCGGACAAGATCAATGAAGTCGGGTATCTTTATCCCCACCGGACAGCCCTTCACACACTGGGGATTCTTGCAAAATATACACCTCGAAGCCTCGGCAATGGCCTGTTCGGGAGTGTAGCCATAGGGAACCTCGTTGAAATTCTTTATCCGCAGCTCGGGCGGTTGCTCGGGCATGGGCTGTTTTGGGATGCTGAAAGGCTTGGGTCTCTTCGTTTTTTTCTCCTCCATCTAACCTCTCCCTCCTTTTGCCTGCTTTGCCTCCTTCTGCATGTAGGCCTCTTCGGCAACTCTCTCCTGTTCGATGAAAGCCCTGTTCCTTTTGGCAAGCTCGAGAAAATCCACCTCGTGGCCATCGAATTCAGGCCCATCGACACAGACAAACCTCGTCTTGCCGCCGATGGTAACCCTGCAGGCTCCACACATGCCCGTTCCATCTACCATAATGGGATTCAGGCTCACATAGGTTTTTATCCCGTAAGGCTTTGTCAGCTCAGAAACCGCCCGCATCATGGGAATTGGCCCAATGGCGAGCGCAAGATCAATCTTTTCACCCTCCTCGATAACTTCTTTGAGGGCATCGGTGACAAAACCCTTTTTCGCATAACTTCCGTCATCGGTGGTGACCACAAACCGGTCGCTGATGGCTTCCATCTCCTCCTCCAGTATCAGGAGATCCTTCGTCCTCGCACCCACCACGGTAACCAGTTTGTTGCCCTCCTTTTTGAAGGCTTTTGCGATCGGCAAGAGCGGCGCATTCCCTATGCCTCCCCCGACGCAGGCGATGGTACCGAGCTTCTCAATATGCGTCGGTCTTCCAAGGGGGCCCACCACATCTATAAGCTCAGCACCCCCCTCGAGGGCCGACAGCTCCCTCGTCGTCTTTCCAACCACCTGATAAATAATCGTAACGGTCTCCTCGACGGGGTCCGAGTCGACTATTGTTAGGGGTATTCTTTCGCCATTTTCATCGATCCTCAATATGAGAAATTGCCCTGCCTTTCTCTTTCTCGCCAAGTAGGGAGCCTTTATTCTATTGAGAAAGACATCTTTTGCGATCACCTTTTTCTCAACTATCTGGTACAATTGAATCC contains:
- a CDS encoding dihydropteroate synthase, translated to MNLTNLIKSGVVIWDGAMGTLLQERGLLKGRPPEELNLKNPGLVLQIHTDYLEAGAVGVTTNTFGANRVKLGEYGLESRASELNRRGAEIARSACKGMALVSGSVGPTGKFLRPLGELEFKSAVDIFSEQIGGLIEGGADVIKIETMMDIRELKAAIYAARSLSEIPVIAMMTFQDNFRTLLGTTPESFGVVADGMGADVIGINCSVGPGKMMDMLQMIASVTHKPLIGQPNAGIPKLVDGKTLFPMGPDDFSKAVEEFLPLGVRIIAGCCGTTPDHMSNVRARLNFKTERGFETLPAPERAIEVLPGQKVASRTRVVAIDIEGPLMIIGERINPTGKRKLAEELRKGVMEGVIREAREQEANGAHILDVNVGVPGVEEDLLMEEAVYAVNLNSSLPVMVDSANAAVIEKGLMAADGIPVINSVSGEMNKLEDLLPLAKRFGASLVCLLLDESGIPESPRARLAVAMKILKEAERAGISRDKLIIDCLTTAISASHLAAVETLETVKLVRRELNLPVILGVSNVSFGLPGRQMINRAFLSMAVTKGLNLAIMNPHDRDAVDTVSSCNLLSGKDKDGYEYIRRVTAETEGEGGKEFSGGDFPEIREAVRSGRKGEIVEIIEMTLKQGAMPLSINNDGIVRGLEEVGKLFNANRIFLPQVIAAAETAKIGFERIKSEMGGEHQEVIGRVLLATVEGDIHDIGKNIVAALLANHGFEVIDLGKNVPAEKILEEAIRNRVDVVGLSALMTTTMIEMKKVIALLKSRGVESVSIIGGAVVTEDFAKEIGAEFYAEDAMDAVTKLRKAVLDRRR
- a CDS encoding glutamate racemase, producing the protein MERPVGIFDSGIGGLTVLRELRDSISGEQYLYFGDTGRVPYGNKGKLTVTRYSVEIANYLLMNHDIKALVVACNTASSLAVEGLQKLYRIPVFEVVSPAVAKAVAETKNGRIGVIGTSSTIRSNTYKRMIRSQNKHIKVFQKACPLFVPLVEEGWVDHPVTEMVVLEYLSFLKKNRVDTLILGCTHYPFIRSRVEAYLGEGVTIIDSAMNVVIEVEKYLRSHDLVRIGKKKDIRYLVTDDPDKFREHGERLLGERPIDVVQVTL
- the gltA gene encoding NADPH-dependent glutamate synthase, which translates into the protein MEEKKTKRPKPFSIPKQPMPEQPPELRIKNFNEVPYGYTPEQAIAEASRCIFCKNPQCVKGCPVGIKIPDFIDLVRQGKFVEAARKIKEDNVLPAICGRVCPQEEQCEMPCVIGKRDEPVAIGRLERFVADFERVTGQIAIPEVEPPTGKRIAVVGSGPAGLTVAGDLAQLGHEVVIFEALHKPGGVLVYGIPEFRLPKAIVAAEVDYIRALGVRVECNVVIGKTITVDELLTEEKFDAVFIGSGAGLPYFMNIPGENLIGVYSANEYLTRANLMKAYEFPRADTPIAKSKNVAVFGGGNVAMDAARNALRIGAENVYVIYRRSKKEMPARIEEIHHAEDEGIQFMLLTNPTKFIGDDEGMIKQIECLKMELGEPDESGRRRPVPIKGSEFLLDVDTAIVSIGNGANPLIPATTPGLETNKWGNIIADDETGKTSKKGVYAGGDIVIGAATVILAMGAGRVASKAMHEYVMTGAW
- a CDS encoding sulfide/dihydroorotate dehydrogenase-like FAD/NAD-binding protein gives rise to the protein MYQIVEKKVIAKDVFLNRIKAPYLARKRKAGQFLILRIDENGERIPLTIVDSDPVEETVTIIYQVVGKTTRELSALEGGAELIDVVGPLGRPTHIEKLGTIACVGGGIGNAPLLPIAKAFKKEGNKLVTVVGARTKDLLILEEEMEAISDRFVVTTDDGSYAKKGFVTDALKEVIEEGEKIDLALAIGPIPMMRAVSELTKPYGIKTYVSLNPIMVDGTGMCGACRVTIGGKTRFVCVDGPEFDGHEVDFLELAKRNRAFIEQERVAEEAYMQKEAKQAKGGRG